The Pseudoxanthomonas sp. SL93 genome segment AGTTCAAGGGGCTGACCCCGCTGGAACATACCGACCCGGCCGCCTTCGCGCGGGTCATGCATGTCAACCTGACCGCGCCGTGGTGGCTTTCGCAGGCGTGCCTGCCGTTGCTCAAGCAATCGGGCGATGCGGCGCTGGTGTTCGCACTCGACGACCTGGAACGCGTGTCGCAGGCGTACTGGGGCGCGTACGGCGTGGCCGAGCACGGGCTGGCGTCGCTGGTCGGCATGCTGCATGCCGAGCTCGCATCCACCAGCGTGCGGGTGTCCGCGCTGCAGCCCGGTCCGATGCGCACCGGCCTGCGCGCACGCGCGTATGCCGATGACAACGACGCGCATGCCCGCGACGCCGGCGATTACGCGGCCGCGTGTGTCACGCTGCTGTCATCTGACGGCGTTGCGCACAGGGGGCGGACGTGGAAGGTTCGGGCATGACCGTCCTGTCGGCGGCGCTGCTGCTGTTCCTGATCCTGGATCCCCTGGGCAACATCCCGGTGTTCCTGAGCGTGCTGAAGCCGCTGCCCCCGCGCCGGCAGCGCATCGTGGTGATCCGCGAGCTGCTGATCGCGCTGGCCGTGCTGATGGGCTTCCTGTGGGGCGGCAAGTACGCGCTGGAAATGATGCACCTGCGGCAGGAGTCGGTGGCCATCGCGGGGGGCATCGTGCTGTTCCTGATCGGCGTGCGGATGATCTTCCCCCGGCCGGAAGGCCTCATGGGGGAGACCCCGGGCGGTGAGCCCTTCATCGTGCCGCTGGCCATCCCGCTGGTCGCCGGGCCGTCCGGCATGGCGGCCGTGATGCTGATGGGCAGCAATGACCCGTCCCGCCTGGCTGACTGGAGCCTGGCGCTGATGCTGGCCTGGGGCGCGACGGCGGCCATCCTGTTTTCGGCCACCGTCCTTTACAAGTGGCTGGGCCGCAGCGTGCTGACCGCCCTTGAGCGCCTGATGGGCATGCTTCTGGTCGCCATCTCGGTGCAAATGGTGCTGGATGGCATAGGCACCTACCTCAAGCTGACCCCTCCCAACATCTGACCGGACCCGCTGTGCCGCAGGGCGGATCGCCGCCTGCCGGACGGCGCTTGCGGCACTTCCACGTGCCTGCCCGGCCTTGCCGGACCACGTGCCTGCACCGTCATGTTGCGGTGCGGAAGATTGTCATGCCGCGGTCACAAAATGGTCCTATCGTGTTAACCTGTTATTAACCTCCGCGGACGCCGCGTGGGGCCATGG includes the following:
- a CDS encoding SDR family NAD(P)-dependent oxidoreductase, which gives rise to MSLIGLPTRAPRALDQRVILVSGAHGGLGSAAARACAEAGATLVLLGRKVPKLNRVYDAVAQVGAEPLLYPLDLEGATPDDYAELADRIRAELGRLDGVLHCAAEFKGLTPLEHTDPAAFARVMHVNLTAPWWLSQACLPLLKQSGDAALVFALDDLERVSQAYWGAYGVAEHGLASLVGMLHAELASTSVRVSALQPGPMRTGLRARAYADDNDAHARDAGDYAAACVTLLSSDGVAHRGRTWKVRA
- a CDS encoding YhgN family NAAT transporter → MTVLSAALLLFLILDPLGNIPVFLSVLKPLPPRRQRIVVIRELLIALAVLMGFLWGGKYALEMMHLRQESVAIAGGIVLFLIGVRMIFPRPEGLMGETPGGEPFIVPLAIPLVAGPSGMAAVMLMGSNDPSRLADWSLALMLAWGATAAILFSATVLYKWLGRSVLTALERLMGMLLVAISVQMVLDGIGTYLKLTPPNI